The window GTAGTCGAACGCGGTGAGGATCGGTTTGGTCGGGTCGACTCGGCGTAGCTCGCCGGAACCGCGGGACATGTCTAAGACCGTGAGGTACCGATCGGGGGTGCTCATTGATGCGTTCTCGCTCTCGTTGCGGTGAACTACTTGCCTTGAGCCGAACGGCTGCAAGGCGAATAGGATGCAGGTATGTCAGCTGATTCGCTCGCCGCAGAGCTACATGGGCGTGGCCTGCGACTGACTCCTCAGCGCCAACTTATTCTGGACGCCGTCTCCGAGCTTGGTCACTCCACCCCCGAGGAGATTGCTGATTATGTGCAGGAAAGGGCTCCCGGTGTCAACATCACGACCGTATATCGCGCCCTTGACCTGCTCGAATCGCTCGGGTTGGTGCGGCACACGCACATCGGCCACGGGCCGCCGACCTACCATCGCGGCGACGACCGCGACCACATCCACACGCGCTGCCACAGCTGCGGTGCGGTGACCTCGCTGCCCAGCTCGATCCTGGACGGGGTAGCGGTCGAGCTTTTCGAAGCTGACGGATTCGTGCTTGACGCGCCACACGTGGCACTGAGCGGAGTCTGTCGCACGTGTCACGAATCATCGAGTCTCGATACGAAGGAATGAATTCAGTGAGCGCTGACGTTGCGCGGAGCATGACCGTCTTCAGCAAGTTTCCCGGGTACGTCGAGGACGACGGACTCGATAAGGGCGTCGCGTCGCATTACGGTGATCCGCTGCCCGAACAGCGGACCGCAGCGCGCGCCGCCGCGATCGTCGACCGCTCCAACCGGGGGCTGGTCGTCGTCAGCGGCGACGATCGGCTGTCCTGGCTGCATTCACTGACCTCGCAGCA of the Antricoccus suffuscus genome contains:
- a CDS encoding Fur family transcriptional regulator, giving the protein MSADSLAAELHGRGLRLTPQRQLILDAVSELGHSTPEEIADYVQERAPGVNITTVYRALDLLESLGLVRHTHIGHGPPTYHRGDDRDHIHTRCHSCGAVTSLPSSILDGVAVELFEADGFVLDAPHVALSGVCRTCHESSSLDTKE